The following proteins are encoded in a genomic region of Tenacibaculum sp. 190524A05c:
- a CDS encoding NAD(P)/FAD-dependent oxidoreductase, which produces MSKVIIIGGGAAGFFTAINAKELNPNLDITILEKGKDVLQKVKISGGGRCNVTHACFEPKELTKFYPRGQKELLGPFHQFMTSDTFEWFENKGVPLKIEGDNRVFPEANTSQAIIDCFQKEINRLNIKVLTSKGVTTFYQEEDKWVIKTKEEEFIADKLVIAAGSSKKIWDISKELNHSIIPTVPSLFTFNIKDDRITDLGGVSVPNATVKINGTKLENYGPLLITHWGMSGPAVLKLSAFGARILADKNYKYTVTVNWLSKSEDEILEELTELKKVNARKQIGLKSPFQEIPRRLWERLIVASKIRLQQNWADLNKNQITALAQQITKATFNADGKSTFKEEFVTAGGIDLKEINFKRFESKLHKNLFFVGEILNIDAVTGGFNFQNAWTGGWICANALAED; this is translated from the coding sequence ATGAGCAAAGTGATTATTATTGGTGGTGGTGCAGCTGGATTTTTCACTGCTATAAATGCAAAAGAGTTAAATCCGAATTTGGATATTACCATTCTTGAAAAAGGAAAAGATGTATTACAAAAAGTAAAAATATCTGGTGGTGGAAGATGTAATGTAACTCATGCTTGTTTTGAACCTAAAGAACTCACGAAGTTTTATCCTAGAGGACAAAAAGAATTATTAGGTCCATTTCACCAGTTTATGACAAGTGATACTTTTGAATGGTTCGAAAACAAAGGTGTTCCTTTAAAAATTGAAGGAGATAATAGAGTTTTCCCTGAAGCAAATACTTCACAAGCTATTATTGATTGTTTTCAAAAAGAGATTAATAGACTAAACATTAAAGTTCTTACTAGTAAAGGTGTTACAACTTTTTATCAGGAAGAAGATAAATGGGTAATAAAAACTAAAGAAGAAGAATTCATCGCCGATAAATTAGTAATCGCCGCAGGTAGTAGTAAAAAGATCTGGGACATTTCAAAAGAATTAAATCACTCAATTATCCCTACTGTTCCTTCACTGTTTACCTTTAATATAAAAGATGATCGTATTACAGATTTAGGTGGAGTTTCTGTGCCAAATGCAACGGTAAAAATAAACGGAACGAAACTAGAAAATTACGGTCCACTTTTGATTACGCACTGGGGAATGAGTGGCCCTGCCGTTCTTAAACTTTCTGCATTTGGAGCGAGAATCTTAGCTGATAAAAATTACAAATACACCGTAACTGTAAATTGGCTTTCGAAATCTGAAGACGAAATTTTAGAAGAACTTACTGAACTTAAAAAAGTAAATGCTCGAAAACAAATAGGTTTAAAATCTCCTTTTCAGGAAATACCAAGACGTTTATGGGAAAGATTAATTGTAGCTAGTAAAATTAGACTACAACAAAACTGGGCAGATCTAAATAAAAATCAAATCACTGCACTTGCGCAACAAATTACAAAGGCAACTTTTAATGCAGATGGAAAATCTACTTTTAAAGAAGAATTTGTAACCGCTGGTGGAATTGATTTGAAGGAAATAAACTTTAAACGTTTTGAAAGTAAACTCCACAAGAACTTATTCTTTGTAGGAGAAATTTTAAATATTGATGCAGTAACCGGAGGATTCAACTTTCAAAACGCATGGACTGGTGGCTGGATTTGTGCCAATGCACTAGCCGAAGATTAA
- a CDS encoding sterol desaturase family protein, which yields MIKSDNFLDYWLNGGFVILSRYLLTASIAFLLFYILFKKQFWFRKIQKKLPKLKDYQRDIGYSLISISIFATVSLIIFFYLISYTNIYFDFNKYSIGYYVFSWIWMLFIHDTYFYWMHRMMHHPKLYRKVHLIHHKSTNPSPWTAYAFHPLEGFLEALIAPIIAFSLPVHISAFGFFFLFQIIYNVYGHLGFELYPKGFHKTIVGKWINTSVSHNLHHKRFNGNYGLYFLFWDRIMGTIREDYDTTFEKTTASEN from the coding sequence ATGATTAAAAGTGATAATTTTTTAGACTACTGGTTAAATGGAGGCTTTGTTATTCTTAGTAGATATTTACTAACTGCAAGTATTGCTTTTTTATTGTTTTACATTCTTTTTAAAAAACAATTTTGGTTTCGAAAAATACAGAAGAAACTTCCTAAACTTAAAGATTACCAAAGAGATATAGGATATTCATTGATTTCTATTTCAATCTTTGCTACAGTATCTTTAATTATCTTTTTTTACTTAATATCTTATACTAACATTTATTTTGATTTCAACAAATACAGTATTGGTTACTACGTGTTCAGCTGGATTTGGATGTTATTTATACACGATACTTATTTTTATTGGATGCACCGAATGATGCATCACCCAAAACTGTATAGAAAAGTGCATTTAATTCATCATAAATCAACAAACCCATCACCTTGGACAGCGTATGCTTTTCATCCACTAGAAGGATTTCTTGAAGCTTTAATTGCTCCTATTATAGCCTTCTCCTTACCAGTGCATATTTCAGCTTTTGGATTCTTCTTTCTATTTCAAATCATTTATAATGTCTACGGACATTTAGGATTTGAACTGTACCCAAAAGGATTTCACAAAACTATTGTAGGTAAATGGATAAACACATCGGTATCCCATAATTTACATCATAAGAGATTCAATGGAAATTACGGATTATACTTTCTTTTTTGGGATAGAATAATGGGAACAATCAGAGAAGATTACGATACTACCTTTGAAAAAACTACGGCTTCAGAAAATTAA
- a CDS encoding serine hydrolase domain-containing protein, translating into METNKEAMGTISIFKQGAEIYNSSFGYKKMESKERANENTRYWIGSISKTYTATIILQLIDEGKISFNRKLGEFFPGIVNAKEITIKDLLLHRSGLHNVTNDPSFEVWIAEPRSRKEMIARIKKFKPVFKPNKMTEYSNTNYVLLSYIAEKIEDKSFEEILERRIFKRLNLKRTSFNDTLNLANNEAMDYFPENGDWSPITYQTNLTGTMGAGGIISTAREVNIFYNDLFSGEFLSDQTLKTMTTPVGDDLGMGIAVSTMKGSDIYGHTGRIDGFRSMAAYFPEEKLSIALTFNCGKGSMVKKMKRVLNAYRYTFK; encoded by the coding sequence ATGGAAACCAATAAGGAAGCCATGGGAACAATCTCCATCTTTAAACAAGGAGCAGAGATTTATAATTCCTCTTTCGGTTATAAGAAAATGGAAAGTAAGGAAAGGGCAAACGAGAATACTCGATATTGGATTGGTTCGATCTCAAAAACGTATACAGCTACAATTATTCTTCAATTAATAGATGAAGGAAAAATATCATTCAATAGAAAGTTAGGTGAGTTTTTCCCTGGAATTGTAAATGCAAAGGAAATAACAATTAAAGATTTGTTGCTTCATAGATCTGGTTTACATAATGTAACAAATGATCCTTCATTTGAAGTTTGGATTGCTGAGCCTAGAAGTAGAAAAGAAATGATTGCTAGGATAAAGAAATTTAAGCCAGTTTTTAAACCGAACAAAATGACTGAGTATTCAAATACCAATTATGTTTTATTGTCCTACATAGCAGAGAAAATTGAAGACAAATCCTTTGAAGAAATTTTAGAACGCCGAATTTTCAAAAGGCTTAATTTAAAAAGAACTTCATTTAATGATACACTAAATCTTGCTAATAATGAAGCGATGGATTATTTTCCTGAAAACGGAGATTGGTCTCCAATAACCTATCAAACGAATTTAACTGGAACTATGGGAGCGGGAGGAATTATTTCTACCGCAAGAGAGGTTAATATATTCTACAATGATTTGTTTAGTGGAGAATTTCTTTCAGACCAAACATTAAAAACAATGACAACTCCAGTTGGAGACGATTTAGGAATGGGAATAGCTGTTAGTACTATGAAAGGATCAGATATATATGGGCATACCGGCAGAATTGATGGTTTTAGATCTATGGCTGCCTATTTTCCTGAGGAAAAGTTATCAATAGCGTTAACCTTTAATTGTGGGAAAGGTTCTATGGTAAAGAAAATGAAACGAGTCTTAAATGCGTATCGTTATACCTTTAAGTAG
- a CDS encoding MotA/TolQ/ExbB proton channel family protein, which yields MNFLIIGEVSKRMQEGGPVFMYPILILFFVCIGIGVLMFMGKDEKGKLSEILSHLSLFALVWGFFGMMIGLIEAFDMIAIATSVSTSVLAGGLKIGLLSPTFGMFVFLVGRFILIALAIKNRNK from the coding sequence ATGAATTTTTTAATTATCGGTGAAGTTTCAAAAAGAATGCAAGAGGGTGGTCCAGTTTTTATGTATCCTATTTTGATTTTGTTTTTTGTTTGTATTGGAATTGGGGTGCTTATGTTTATGGGGAAAGATGAGAAAGGTAAACTTAGTGAAATTTTAAGCCATTTAAGTTTATTTGCCTTAGTATGGGGGTTTTTCGGAATGATGATTGGATTAATTGAGGCATTCGATATGATAGCTATAGCTACTAGCGTTAGTACTTCTGTTTTGGCTGGTGGACTGAAAATTGGATTACTGTCCCCAACATTTGGAATGTTTGTGTTTTTAGTGGGGAGATTTATTTTGATAGCTTTAGCTATAAAGAATAGAAATAAATAA
- a CDS encoding sensor histidine kinase, whose amino-acid sequence MNKTQRFLVKLVFKIIAHSSFWIGVYFFFTFYLGYGSSNTDYINHFAKFLLPVTIGLGYFFLYFLLPKYLYSKKYLLFLLYSTYTFIISFFFIILSILYGMVFSHQFTNDEPSPLTKTVPYIVFGIYFIIVIIIAIGLIINNYKSTLKSEDLKNKFLATQLQLKEQELKYLKMQIHPHFLFNTLNTLYGFALKKSDKTPEVILKLSGLLDYILYQVNKPNVLLEDEIQHIKNYISLEKIRFQDNLMIDFNYDNNRKDILIPPMLLLPFVENAFKHGIQINGILSIQLNIVLDTENLIFECQNSMKSNQVKNGGIGLTNIKERLQMLFNNNYKLLISEDQNQFKVYLKIPIKNE is encoded by the coding sequence ATGAATAAAACTCAAAGGTTTTTAGTAAAACTTGTTTTTAAAATTATAGCTCACTCATCATTTTGGATTGGAGTATATTTTTTCTTTACTTTTTATTTAGGATATGGTAGTAGTAATACCGATTACATAAATCATTTTGCGAAATTTCTTTTACCCGTAACAATAGGATTAGGCTACTTTTTTTTATACTTTTTATTACCTAAATATCTTTATTCAAAAAAATACTTACTTTTTTTACTTTATTCGACATATACATTTATCATTTCATTCTTCTTTATCATTTTATCCATTTTATATGGAATGGTATTTTCACATCAATTTACAAACGATGAGCCATCACCTCTTACTAAAACTGTACCATATATAGTATTTGGTATTTATTTTATCATTGTAATAATAATAGCAATTGGACTCATAATTAATAATTATAAATCCACACTAAAAAGTGAAGATTTAAAGAATAAATTTTTAGCAACCCAACTACAACTTAAAGAACAGGAGTTAAAGTATTTAAAAATGCAAATACACCCTCATTTCTTGTTTAATACGCTAAACACGCTTTATGGATTTGCTTTAAAAAAATCAGATAAAACTCCAGAAGTTATATTGAAATTATCAGGTTTACTCGACTATATTTTATACCAAGTAAATAAACCAAATGTACTTTTAGAAGATGAAATACAACACATTAAAAATTATATTTCCTTAGAGAAAATTCGGTTTCAAGATAACTTGATGATTGATTTCAATTACGACAATAATCGCAAAGATATTTTGATTCCTCCAATGCTACTCTTACCTTTTGTGGAAAATGCCTTTAAACATGGAATTCAAATAAACGGTATTCTATCCATACAATTAAATATTGTTTTAGATACTGAAAACTTAATTTTTGAGTGTCAAAATTCAATGAAATCAAATCAAGTAAAAAATGGTGGGATTGGACTAACCAACATAAAAGAAAGATTACAAATGCTTTTTAATAACAACTATAAACTTTTAATTTCTGAAGATCAAAATCAGTTTAAAGTCTATCTAAAAATTCCTATTAAAAATGAGTAA
- a CDS encoding LytTR family DNA-binding domain-containing protein, which produces MSNKFKCVVVDDEPIAREIIESFIHKTPNLELIGSFQNAVETLNFSDKDNVDVYFLDINMPEINGLSLAKIINKKAHIIFTTAYRDYAIDGFDLNVIDYLLKPIAFDRFLQAIEKIPSPNKIKTAVSNSDLHNDFIFVRSERKMIKVFYHDITYVESLSDYLKIHLSDQVLITRETITNISNKLPEKLFLRIHRSYIISIQKIHSYTNEFIEVSNKALPISRSFKESVLQKLAEM; this is translated from the coding sequence ATGAGTAATAAATTTAAATGTGTTGTAGTAGACGATGAACCAATTGCTAGAGAAATTATTGAAAGTTTTATTCATAAAACACCTAATTTGGAATTAATAGGTAGTTTTCAAAATGCCGTTGAAACCCTTAATTTTTCAGACAAAGACAATGTTGATGTTTACTTTTTAGATATAAATATGCCCGAAATCAACGGATTGAGTTTAGCTAAAATCATCAATAAAAAAGCACATATCATTTTTACCACTGCTTACCGAGATTACGCAATTGACGGTTTTGATTTGAATGTCATCGATTATTTACTGAAACCAATTGCTTTTGACCGGTTTTTACAAGCCATAGAAAAAATCCCGTCACCGAATAAAATCAAAACTGCTGTATCGAACTCTGACTTACATAATGATTTTATATTCGTTCGTTCTGAAAGGAAAATGATTAAAGTTTTTTATCACGATATAACATACGTAGAAAGCTTAAGTGATTATTTAAAAATCCATTTATCCGATCAAGTTTTAATTACAAGAGAAACAATTACCAATATTTCAAATAAATTACCTGAGAAATTATTTCTAAGAATTCATAGATCATATATCATTTCAATTCAAAAAATTCACTCTTACACTAATGAATTTATTGAAGTTTCTAACAAAGCATTGCCTATTAGCAGAAGCTTCAAAGAAAGTGTACTTCAAAAATTAGCTGAAATGTAA
- a CDS encoding diphosphomevalonate decarboxylase, with product MNTTDFTFKGNTKNIEKATYTWQTPSNIALVKYWGKSEPQLPKNASISFTLNNCHTTTKIEFTKIKKSNNPQFELYFEGKKKDDFKPKISKFFDRIKEYCSYIFEYKMVISSENSFPHSSGIASSASGMSAIAMCLLNLEKELNPDMSDDYFNQKASFLARLGSGSASRSIEGPLVVWGEHPEIEGSSDLFGVRFPYHVHKVFQNYQDTILLVDKGEKQVSSTVGHNLMHNHPYAENRFKQANDNLSKLSKILQAGDIKEFINLVESEALTLHAMMLTSNPYFILMKPNTLNIINEIWKYREETNSNVCFTLDAGANVHMLYPENEKDKIKNLIDSKLKGFCQKNHYICDSTGLGAKNI from the coding sequence TTGAATACTACGGACTTTACTTTTAAAGGAAACACAAAAAACATAGAAAAAGCAACTTACACTTGGCAAACTCCAAGTAATATCGCATTAGTAAAATACTGGGGAAAAAGTGAACCTCAATTACCTAAGAATGCTTCTATTAGTTTTACTTTAAATAATTGTCATACTACTACAAAAATCGAGTTTACTAAAATCAAAAAAAGTAACAATCCTCAATTCGAACTGTATTTTGAAGGTAAAAAGAAGGATGATTTTAAACCTAAAATTTCTAAATTTTTTGATCGAATTAAAGAATATTGTTCTTACATATTCGAATATAAAATGGTTATAAGCTCAGAGAATTCTTTTCCACACAGTAGTGGAATTGCATCTTCTGCTAGTGGAATGAGCGCTATTGCAATGTGCTTACTAAACTTAGAAAAAGAACTTAACCCAGATATGTCCGATGATTATTTCAATCAAAAAGCGTCATTCTTGGCTAGGCTTGGTTCTGGAAGCGCAAGCAGAAGTATTGAAGGTCCTCTTGTAGTTTGGGGAGAACACCCAGAAATCGAAGGTAGCTCTGATTTATTCGGAGTAAGATTCCCTTATCATGTGCATAAAGTTTTTCAAAATTATCAAGACACTATTTTGTTAGTAGATAAAGGAGAGAAACAAGTTTCGAGTACAGTTGGACACAATTTAATGCATAATCATCCGTATGCAGAAAATCGTTTTAAACAAGCAAACGACAACCTAAGTAAGCTTTCCAAAATTTTACAAGCTGGAGACATTAAGGAGTTTATAAATTTAGTTGAAAGTGAAGCATTAACTCTACATGCGATGATGCTTACAAGTAATCCTTATTTCATTTTAATGAAACCCAACACTTTAAACATTATTAATGAAATATGGAAATATCGCGAGGAAACAAACAGCAATGTATGTTTTACTCTTGATGCTGGAGCTAATGTACACATGTTATATCCTGAAAACGAGAAAGATAAAATTAAAAACCTAATAGACAGCAAGTTAAAAGGTTTTTGCCAAAAAAATCATTATATTTGTGATAGTACCGGTTTAGGTGCAAAAAATATATAA
- a CDS encoding mevalonate kinase, with protein MKGPLFYAKILLFGEYGIIKDSKGLAIPFNSYKGALKMAQNLTGEAKKSNQNLNSFYEYLKGLDINLVSFNLDNLKEDISSGMYFDSSIPQGYGIGSSGALVASIYDKYANDKITVLENLTRDKLIKLKEIFSMMESFFHGKSSGLDPLNSYLSLPILINSKENIEATGIPSQKEGKGAVFLLDSEQVGETEPMVNIFMNKMKNEGFRKMLNEEFVTYTDACIEDFLKGNVSSLFGNVKKLSKVVLANFKPMIPNAFHKVWEKGIQTNDYYLKLCGSGGGGYILGFTEDFEKAKQSLKNYKLEIVYRF; from the coding sequence ATGAAAGGACCTCTTTTTTATGCCAAAATCTTACTTTTTGGTGAATACGGAATCATAAAAGATTCTAAAGGTTTAGCAATTCCTTTTAATTCATATAAAGGAGCTTTAAAAATGGCTCAGAATTTAACTGGAGAAGCAAAAAAATCTAATCAAAATCTGAATTCATTTTATGAATACTTGAAAGGACTAGATATTAATTTAGTTTCTTTTAATTTAGATAACTTGAAAGAAGACATTTCTTCAGGAATGTATTTTGATTCATCTATTCCTCAAGGATACGGAATTGGTAGTTCTGGTGCTTTAGTCGCTTCTATTTACGACAAATATGCAAACGATAAAATCACAGTTTTAGAGAATTTAACTAGAGATAAACTGATCAAATTGAAAGAAATTTTTTCAATGATGGAATCTTTTTTCCACGGAAAAAGTTCAGGATTAGATCCTTTAAATTCTTATCTAAGTTTACCTATCCTTATCAATTCAAAAGAAAACATCGAAGCAACTGGAATTCCTTCTCAAAAAGAAGGTAAAGGAGCTGTTTTCTTATTAGACTCTGAACAAGTTGGAGAAACTGAACCAATGGTTAACATTTTCATGAATAAAATGAAAAATGAAGGTTTCCGTAAAATGCTTAACGAAGAGTTTGTCACTTACACAGATGCTTGTATTGAAGATTTCCTTAAAGGAAATGTTTCTTCACTTTTCGGAAATGTAAAGAAACTATCTAAAGTTGTTTTAGCTAATTTCAAACCTATGATTCCGAATGCTTTTCACAAAGTTTGGGAAAAAGGAATCCAAACTAACGACTACTATTTAAAACTTTGCGGTTCTGGTGGTGGTGGATATATTTTAGGATTCACTGAAGATTTTGAAAAAGCCAAGCAAAGTTTAAAAAACTACAAATTAGAAATTGTATATAGATTTTAA
- a CDS encoding geranylgeranylglycerol-phosphate geranylgeranyltransferase, with product MPTSSNSNRLGLKFLSLFSVVRGYNILVLIAAQYLAAIFIFSEHKTVFPVLLDWHLLYLVLATVSVVAAGYIINNFYDVKADRINRPLKSGLDAQIKQETKLSLYFLLNFIGFAFGWLVSWRAALFFAMYIFGIWFYSHKLKKYPLVGLISATVLTILPFFVVFVHFKNFSNVIFIHAIFLFLVIMVRELIKDLENIKGALVNNYKTFPVSYGEQKTKQFIAFLISLAFAPTILLFSYPGISYMKYYFYFACAILVFIAFYIFKASNKKQYQLLHNILKILLLVGVFSLLLIDKSLLLDKVIDKLS from the coding sequence ATGCCTACATCCTCAAACAGTAATAGATTAGGACTAAAATTCTTAAGTCTTTTTTCTGTTGTACGAGGTTACAACATATTGGTTTTAATTGCCGCTCAATACCTAGCTGCAATATTTATATTCTCCGAACACAAAACGGTATTTCCTGTTTTGTTAGATTGGCATTTACTGTATTTAGTATTAGCCACTGTATCTGTGGTTGCCGCTGGATATATCATCAACAACTTTTATGATGTTAAAGCAGACAGAATCAATCGTCCATTAAAATCTGGACTTGACGCACAAATCAAACAGGAAACAAAACTATCTCTTTACTTTTTATTGAATTTCATCGGTTTTGCCTTTGGATGGTTAGTTTCATGGAGAGCTGCTTTGTTCTTTGCCATGTACATATTCGGTATATGGTTTTATTCACATAAATTAAAGAAGTATCCACTTGTTGGATTAATATCCGCAACGGTCCTTACCATTCTACCTTTCTTTGTGGTATTTGTTCACTTTAAAAATTTCTCTAACGTAATTTTTATACATGCTATTTTCCTATTCCTTGTAATTATGGTAAGAGAATTAATAAAGGATTTAGAAAATATAAAAGGTGCATTAGTCAATAACTATAAAACGTTTCCTGTTTCCTACGGAGAACAAAAAACTAAACAGTTTATTGCTTTTCTAATTTCTTTAGCCTTTGCTCCTACTATTCTTTTATTTAGTTATCCAGGAATCTCATATATGAAATATTACTTCTATTTCGCCTGTGCGATTCTAGTATTTATTGCATTTTATATTTTTAAAGCTAGTAATAAGAAGCAATATCAACTACTACATAACATATTAAAAATCTTATTATTAGTTGGAGTTTTTAGTTTATTATTAATTGACAAATCATTACTTTTAGATAAAGTAATTGACAAACTGAGTTGA
- a CDS encoding pseudouridine synthase — MNKNNSSRGRQAGRNSNPRNKKQFNTRNKKSSNTSNKSSEDKGIRLNKYISNSGICSRREADTYIEHGSITVNGQLMTEMGYKVQPGDEVRFDGTLISMEQKRYILLNKPKNYITTMEDDRGRKTVMELVGNATKERIYPVGRLDRNTTGLLLFTNDGELAKKLTHPKHNVRKLYHASLDKKLALSDLEKLRGDVVIEGKRVFIDAVSYVEGEKKTEVGIEIHSGRNRIVRKIFDHVGYHVTKLDRVIFAGLTKKNLPRGRYRELTQQEINNLKML, encoded by the coding sequence ATGAATAAAAATAACTCGTCGAGAGGACGACAAGCTGGAAGAAACAGCAATCCTCGCAATAAAAAACAGTTCAATACAAGAAATAAGAAATCTTCAAACACTTCAAATAAAAGTAGCGAAGACAAAGGAATTCGTTTAAACAAGTACATTTCAAATTCAGGAATTTGCTCAAGAAGAGAAGCTGATACGTATATCGAACACGGAAGTATTACGGTAAATGGTCAATTAATGACTGAAATGGGTTATAAAGTACAACCTGGTGATGAAGTTCGTTTTGATGGAACCTTAATCTCTATGGAACAGAAAAGATATATTCTTTTGAATAAACCAAAGAACTATATCACTACTATGGAAGATGATCGAGGAAGAAAGACTGTAATGGAACTAGTGGGTAATGCGACAAAGGAACGTATATATCCTGTAGGTAGATTAGATAGGAACACAACTGGTTTGTTATTATTTACAAACGATGGTGAATTAGCTAAAAAACTTACGCATCCAAAACATAATGTGAGAAAATTATATCACGCATCATTAGATAAAAAACTTGCCTTATCAGACCTAGAAAAACTAAGAGGTGATGTTGTAATTGAAGGGAAAAGGGTTTTTATCGATGCCGTTTCTTATGTTGAAGGTGAAAAGAAAACAGAAGTAGGAATTGAAATTCACTCTGGAAGAAATAGAATTGTAAGAAAGATTTTTGACCATGTTGGTTACCACGTTACAAAACTTGATAGAGTAATTTTTGCCGGTTTAACAAAAAAGAATTTACCTAGAGGAAGATATAGAGAGTTAACACAACAAGAAATTAATAATCTAAAAATGCTTTAA
- a CDS encoding GAF domain-containing protein, which translates to MVIENLKSKIDSIVASQSTKEEKLQEICDYLKGEISYYDWVGFYFRNGDKEELKLAQYAGEETEHTIIPFGKGICGQVAVSNENFVVQDVSEQDNYISCGWKVKSEIVIPIFIDGENIGQIDIDSHTINPFSKEDEELLEYICKEITVFL; encoded by the coding sequence TTGGTTATAGAAAACTTAAAATCTAAAATTGACAGCATAGTTGCTTCACAAAGCACTAAAGAAGAAAAATTACAAGAAATCTGTGATTACCTTAAAGGTGAGATTTCTTATTACGATTGGGTAGGTTTTTATTTCAGAAACGGAGATAAAGAAGAACTAAAATTAGCTCAATACGCAGGTGAAGAAACAGAACATACAATTATACCTTTCGGAAAAGGAATTTGTGGTCAAGTTGCCGTAAGTAATGAAAATTTTGTAGTACAAGATGTATCAGAACAAGACAATTACATTTCTTGCGGATGGAAAGTGAAATCAGAAATCGTAATTCCTATTTTCATTGATGGAGAAAACATTGGACAAATCGATATTGATTCACATACAATAAACCCTTTTTCAAAAGAAGACGAAGAACTTTTAGAATACATATGTAAAGAAATCACCGTTTTTTTGTAA